The DNA window ATAACTCCTTCGTCAGCAGCAATTACTAATAAAACAATATCTATTCCACCAATACCTGCCAGCATATTTTTAATAAATTTTTCATGTCCTGGCACATCTATAATACCTGCTCTTTTTCCACTTGGAAGATCAAAATGAGCAAACCCTAACTCTATTGTAATACCTCTTTTTTTCTCTTCTTTTAATCGATCTGCATCTACTCCTGTTAAAGCTTTGATCAATGTAGTTTTTCCATGATCTATGTGCCCAGCAGTCCCAATGATGATATGTTTCAAATCCTTCACTCCTCTACCCCATTAGTATGTGACGTAACCCCTCTACAATGATGTCAAATTCATTTGATTTTATGGTACGCACATCTATTAATACTTTATCTTCACTAATTCTTGTAATAATAGGTGTCTTATAACCCCTTAACATTTCTTCAAATTTGTTAATGGATAAAAACTCTGGTTTTATGCTAATTAAAACCGTTTCCATCTCCTCGAGTGGCATAGATCCCCCGCCAACTTGAGATACGCCATTTATTTTTTCAATTGTACAATTTTTTATATTATTTTTCAACATCTCGTATAAAGTATCTGCCTTTTCTTTAATTTCATCAAAACTCATGGTCAACATACGAAGGGTTGGAATTTCATTGATAGCATCCTTTTCATTTAAATACAATCTTAAGGTTGCCTCAAGAGCTGCTAATGTCAATTTATCAACTCTAAATGCCCTTGTATAAGGATTCTTTTTCATCTCCTTAATATACTTTTCTTTTCCAACAATGATTCCTGCTTGAGGACCCCCTAGTAATTTATCTCCACTAAAGGTAACAATATCTGCTCCTGCTAAAACGCTTTCTTGAACAGTAGGTTCTTTATAAAGACCATATTTTGAAAAATCTATAAAAGTGCCACTTCCAATATCTTCAATTACTGGAACATCATATTCTTTTCCTAAATCTACTAAATTTTTTAATGAAACCTCCTCTGTAAATCCTAAGATCCTGTAGTTACTTGTATGTACCTTAAGTAAAACAGCAGTCTCCTCACTAATAGCACTTTTATAATCAGAAAGATGTGTTTTATTCGTTGTCCCTACTTCAACAAGCTTTGCACCACTTTGTTGCATAACATCAGGTACACGAAAAGCTCCTCCAATTTCTACCAATTGCCCCCTTGAAACAATTACTTCTTTATTTTTAGCTAATGTATCAAGAACCAACAGAACTGCTGCTGCATTATTATTCACTACCATTGCAGATTCTGCACCTGTGAGTTTTGTTATGATCTCTTCCACATGGGCATATCTTGATCCTCTTGTTCCAGAATTGATATCAAACTCTAATGTAGAATAGCTACTCGCCACATTCCAAATATCTTCCTTTATGGATTCACTAAGAAGGGCACGTCCTAAATTTGTATGCAGCACCACCCCTGTAGCATTTATAACTTTTCTTAAATTCATTCTATTTTTTAATTCTACATTTTGAATAATATGCTCTATTAATTCTTCCTCATCAATTTTAAAGTTTTCAGTCTCCTGCTCATTTAATTTGATAATTTGACTTCGTATATGCTCAATATTCTCTCTAATAGATTCCACAACTGTAATTCTTGGAACTTTTTCTAATAGATTTTCAATTTTTTCTTCCTTTAGCAAATCATCTACCTTAGGAATTAACGCAAAAATATTCTTTTTATTCGCCACGATTATCACTCCAATTTGTAATATTTCCACAATTACCATTATTACTTAAAATTATAACATATTATACGAAAAGATTATCCTTTAAATTTTATCACATATATCTTCTCTTTATTCTAAATTTTGGAATTTTTCTGAAAAATATATTGATTAAACTATAAGAATCTTTTATAATAATTATAAGTAGGATTCATTTTCTTTATATTGAATTTTAAGTATTGATTCTATGCATCAATAAAATTTTTGAATAAGGAGGTGTTCAATAGGTAATATTTAAAATATAGCTTTCTAATCTATTACTTATAAAAAGGAGGTCTTTTATGAACAGTATTTCTGATTTAATAGCAGCAATAGGTAGTTTTGCTTGGGGCCCTATCATGATTGTCTTTTTAGTAGGTACTGGTCTAATTCTTACTTTAGGTACAAGAGTCGTTCAATTTAGAAAACTTGGGTACGCTTTTAAATTGCTTTTCTCAAAAACAGATACTGCCGATGGAGATATCACTCCTTTTCAGGCATTGATGACTTCTCTTGCTGCAACCATCGGAACAGGTAATATTGCTGGTGTTGCTACAGCAATCGCCGTTGGTGGTCCTGGTTCAGTCTTTTGGATGTGGGTTACAGCTGCTGTTGGTGGAGCAACAAAATTTGGTGAAGCACTATTAGCTATTAAGTATAGAATCACCAATGAAAAGGGCGAAAAATCTGGTGGTCCTATGTATTATGCAAGCCTTGGTATGGAAGATAAATACGGTGGAAATTGGAAATGGCTAGGAATCGCCTTTGCATTATTTGGTTTTATCGCTTCATTCGGTATTGGAAATCTAGTTCAATCTAACTCCGTTGCAGAATCATTAAAAACTTCCATAGGTCTTTCTCCTTATGTATCAGGAATCATTATCGCAATAGCTACAGGACTAGTTGTTGTTGGTGGGATTAAGAGCATCGCAAATGTTACAGATAAAATCGTGCCTGCTATGGCTATTATTTATGTAATTGGTGCTTTAATCGTTCTATTTAGTAATGCATCTAGAATTCCTGAAGCTTTTAGTATGATCTTTTCAAATGCCTTTAATGCAAATGCTGTTAGTGGAGGATTTATAGGAACTGTTATCCGTATGGGAGTTGCTCGTGGTGTATTCTCAAATGAAGCTGGTCTTGGTAGTGCACCTATTGCTCATGCTGCTTCTAAAAATAATGATCCTGTAAAACAAGGGATTATCGGATCTCTTGGTTCTTTCTTAGATACTTTAGTAGTATGTACAATGACAGCTTTAGTTATTTT is part of the Crassaminicella profunda genome and encodes:
- a CDS encoding alanine/glycine:cation symporter family protein; the encoded protein is MNSISDLIAAIGSFAWGPIMIVFLVGTGLILTLGTRVVQFRKLGYAFKLLFSKTDTADGDITPFQALMTSLAATIGTGNIAGVATAIAVGGPGSVFWMWVTAAVGGATKFGEALLAIKYRITNEKGEKSGGPMYYASLGMEDKYGGNWKWLGIAFALFGFIASFGIGNLVQSNSVAESLKTSIGLSPYVSGIIIAIATGLVVVGGIKSIANVTDKIVPAMAIIYVIGALIVLFSNASRIPEAFSMIFSNAFNANAVSGGFIGTVIRMGVARGVFSNEAGLGSAPIAHAASKNNDPVKQGIIGSLGSFLDTLVVCTMTALVILVSGLVTIGSDGLMSVRDGLTGAALTTTAFSEALPSFGAFIVSFGLVFFAFSTILGWYYYGSKCLEFIAGVKAVEIYKWVWPILCFVGATTSLDIVWNLSDAFNGLMAIPNLIALLALSPIIFKMTKEYEEKQKQLH
- the selA gene encoding L-seryl-tRNA(Sec) selenium transferase; translated protein: MVIVEILQIGVIIVANKKNIFALIPKVDDLLKEEKIENLLEKVPRITVVESIRENIEHIRSQIIKLNEQETENFKIDEEELIEHIIQNVELKNRMNLRKVINATGVVLHTNLGRALLSESIKEDIWNVASSYSTLEFDINSGTRGSRYAHVEEIITKLTGAESAMVVNNNAAAVLLVLDTLAKNKEVIVSRGQLVEIGGAFRVPDVMQQSGAKLVEVGTTNKTHLSDYKSAISEETAVLLKVHTSNYRILGFTEEVSLKNLVDLGKEYDVPVIEDIGSGTFIDFSKYGLYKEPTVQESVLAGADIVTFSGDKLLGGPQAGIIVGKEKYIKEMKKNPYTRAFRVDKLTLAALEATLRLYLNEKDAINEIPTLRMLTMSFDEIKEKADTLYEMLKNNIKNCTIEKINGVSQVGGGSMPLEEMETVLISIKPEFLSINKFEEMLRGYKTPIITRISEDKVLIDVRTIKSNEFDIIVEGLRHILMG